CTCAAGACCTGGTCGTTTCCGGTGGTCGGGAGCTTCCCATACAAGGGGTTCTTCGATTTCGACGAGGCCAAACGCACCGCGGCCCAACTGCGTGCCGAGGGGTTCGATGTCAGCCTCGGCGCCTCGAGCGCGTTCAGCACGCTCGGCTGGTTCAACGATCCGCTGGTGAGCACCACTGTGCGCCAGGATTCGGTGACCCTCGTGAACACGGTGCTGCACGAACTGCTGCACAATACGTACTTCGCCAAGGGCAAGGTCTCGTTCAACGAGTCGTTCGCGTCATTCGTGGGAGGACGTGGCGCCGAACACTTCTTCCGCATGCTCGGCGACAGCGTGCTGATCCGCCGCGCGCAGGACGACTGGCAGGACGATCTGGTGCTGGGCGCCTTCTGGGGACGCACCGCGCGCGAGATCGACAGTGTGTTCTCCGCGCTGCCTGACTCGGCGACCGCTGCGCGTATCACGGCGCGTGATTCCGTCTACGCGCGGGCACAGCGACGCCTGGTCGATTCGGTCGGCCCGCTCCTGCGCGGCTACCCACCGGGCTGGTCAGGCCGGGTGGTGCTCGACAACGCCGTCCTGCTGGCCCGCCGGGTGTACGCGGATGGTTTGGACCGATTCGACTCGGTCTATGTCGCGTCGGGGTCCGATCTGCGGCAGGCGATCTCGCGGATCATCGCGGCGCATCGGGATTCGACGGCGAGATCAGATAACAGATGACTGCGTTGCCGCGGATTGCGCGGATGGGGCGGAAACAGCACGGATAACTACGGGAACAACATTCTTTGTTGACCCGTTGTTCATTTTGTTCAATTTGTTGCTTGACCGTTGTTCATCCGTGCTGTTTCCGCCCCATCCGCGTGATCCGCGGCAACGCCGTTCTCTGACTATCTGAAAGCTCTCACCGGGAGCTTTCCGGAAGCAGCACAAACCGCGCCCGGTTGGTCTCGACGAGATATCGCTGCGCCGCCGCGGCCAGCTTGTCGACCGTCAGCCCCGCGATCCGCGTTTCGTCTTCGATCGGACCATCGAGCGGGTCGCCGTTTTCGACGCGACCGCGGATCAGGTTCACCCAGTACCCGTTCTGTTTCTTCGCCACTTCGAGTTCGCGGCGCTGCTGTTCACGCACGCGCTCCACCTCGGCCGCCGAGGGCGGGACGCGGCGCAGCGAATCGAGTTCCTGCTCGACAGCCTTGAACATCGGATCGGCGTTGTCGGGCGCGGAACCATAGCTGATGGCGATCTGCCATTCCTGCCGGAGACGACGGGAAAATGCCGTGCTCACGGAGACGGAATAGGTGCCGCCCAATGCCTCGCGCAACCGGTCCAGCAGACGCATCTCCAGTACTTCACCCACCGACGACAGCAGATAGGCCTCTTCCCGTGACCAGGGAGCCGTGCCGGCTAGCAACACCGCCGTCTGGCTCTGCGGAGCGATCCCCTTGTGCACGGCCTTGTCGATCTGTCCGGTGAATTGTTTCGGCCCCACGTCGCGCGGCGTTTCATGACGACCGCTGGCCGGCAAGGATCCCAGCCATTGTTCGACGAGGGGTTTCAGGATGGCCGGGTCTACGTTGCCGACGAAGAGGAATGTGAAATCGCTCGCGTCCCCGAAGCGATCGCGGTAGATGGCGAGCATTTCCCCGAGATCGAGTTCGCCCAGCATGTCCGGTGTGAGCGGACGCACCCGCGGATGACCACCGGCGAGCGTCACCTGCACCGTGTCGGAGAACACCGCGCCGGGGTTGGCGTCCTTGTTGCGCAGCGCGGTTTCCAGTGGCGGCAGCAGCGCCTGGAACGCCGCGGTGTCGGCACGGGGCGATGTCATGCGCAACCACGTCAATTGCAGCAGCGTTTCCAGATCCTGCGGAGAGGCGCGTCCCGACAGATTCTCGCTGAGATCGCCGATGCTCGTGTTCACGCTGGCCGCTTTGCCGGTGAGCTTCTTGACGAGATCGGGAAGCGCGAACGCCCCCACGCCACCACGTTCGATCACGGTGGGGGTGAGCGATGTCTTGAAGACATCACGATCGCTCACGAGACTGGCGCCACCGGGACTCCATGCGCTCATGACGATCTGATCCGCGTTGAAGTCGGTGGGCTTCACGAGCACGCGGACACCGTTGGCAAGTGTCCAGTCGGTGACCCCGAGGGTGGCGATGTGTTTTTCGCTGGTCACGCGTCCCGGGGTCGGCAGCGTGGGCACGAGCGCCGCGTCGGAAACCGTTTCCACCCAGGGCGCGATCTCGGCCGCGACGAGGGTACCGAAGACGCGACGCACCTCGGCTTCCGTGGGAACGACGAGACCGTCCTTGTCGGGCACCGTCACCGTGACCACACGATTGGCGGCGCCGCCACGCGACTGCGCGAGGGCGTTCACTTCGGCGAGCGTGACGCCGGGAAGCAGCTTCTGCACCACGGCATACTCGAACGCGATGCCGGGAATCCCGTCACCCGTGAGATAGTGGTTCACGTATTCGTCCACGAACGCCCCCGAGGGGGTCTTGTCACGCTCCGCATGGGCGCGCTCGTAGCCGCGCAACATGTTGGTGCGGGCCCGATCGAGTTCGGCGGCGAGGAATCCATGACGCTGCACCCGTTCGGCTTCGGTGAGAACGGCCTGCAGCGATTCGACGACCTTGCCTTCCCGCGCATTGGCGTCGAGCGAGTAGTAGGCGCTGCCACGCACGAACGTGCCGCTGCTTGCGCCCGCGTTCACGAACGGCGCATCGGCCCTGAGCGCGAGTTCCGTGAAGCGCTGGTTGATCATGCGGTCGTAGAGATCGTCCAGCAGATCGTTGCGCAGATCGCCGACGGTGCGCGTGGGGGTTCCCGGCCGTTTCCACAGCACGCCCACATTCGAGGATGTCAGTTCCTTGTCGGTGGCTATCGTGACGAGCGTGGAATCGTGGCTGGGCACCGTGGCGAGCAGTCGTGCGCGCAGCGCAGTGCGTTTGGGGATCGGCGCGAACGTGGTGCGGATGAGCCGTTCGAGACGGGCAGGATCGGCATCCCCCACGGCGATCACGGCCATGAGATCGGGTCGATACCAGTCGCGCCAGAACCGTTTGAGCGGTCCGGGATTGGCGTGCTCGATGATGTCCGGCTTGCCGATGGGCAGACGTTCCGCGTACCGCGAGCCGCGGAAGATCACGGGGAACTGTTTGTCGCGCAGCCTCTCACCGACCCCAAGTCCATCCCGCCATTCGGCGAGCACCACGCCACGTTCGGCCACGACGTCGAGAGAGTCGAATCTGATGCCGCTGGCGACATCGCCGAGGAAGCGGAAACTGCGTTCGAGGATCCCGGCGCTGTCGGTGGGCACGGGCAGGATGTAGACGGTTTCGTCGAAACCGGTGTAGGCATTGAGGTCGGCGCCGAACCGTACGCCGATGGACTCGAGGTACTTCACGATGTCGTTCTTCGCGAAGTTGGTCGTGCCGTTGAACGCCATGTGTTCGACGAAGTGCGCCAGGCCGCGCTGGTCCTCGTCTTCCAGAATGGAACCGGCGTTCACGACGAGCCGGAGTTCGGCACGCTGCTCGGGCTTGCTGTTACGGCGCACGTAGTAGCGGATGCCATTGGGCAGTGTGCCCACGCGGACAGCGGGGTCCACCGGCAGCACCGCATTCAGCGCGAAGGAGTCGCGGGAAACAGTCCGGCGCGCCGGGGAGGCCGTCTGTGCCTCGGCGGTCGCGACCGAGGCAAGCATGACAGCCGCAAGGCATACGGTCCGCAGCATGGAACTGGGCATTGCGTGGGGCGAAGGGGGACCCGGATGGGTAACCTTGCAAGATGTGTCTGCCGGCCGGGCAATGGCAGGGGACACCGGTCTTTGCATGGGGCGGCAGGCCGTGAACGGCGCCCTGCGGGCGCGATACCAGCAGGATGAACAACAGGATACCTGCAGGATGAGTTCGGAGGCGTTCTCGGGGTCTTGACCGATGATCAATTGAGGTACAAAATACAGTACATAATTCTGTACACGACAAGATCGAGGGCTGCCTGATGCTCGCCAAGGACATCGTACCGCTGACCGAACTCCGTTCCCGTCTGAGCGAGAATTTTCAGCGGATTCAGGAGACGGGTCGGCCACTGTTCGTGACCACGAATGGCCGCACGGCGGCGGTGGTGCTGAGCCCGGAAACCTACGATGCGATGCGGACGCTCATCGATGAGATCGGCCAGAGGGAACTGGCCGAGAATCTCGCACTGATTCGAAAGGGCAGGCGGGACTTCGAAACCGGGCGTGTTCGCGATGCCCGTGAAGGCATCCGGCAGTTGGCTGAACGGCACGGGATCGATCTTTCGAGATGACCTACCGCGTCCTCTATGCTGAACAGTTTCACGAGAAACTGAATGACCAACTGACGTATTTCGCGGACCAGGGTGTACCCGAATCTCGCGTATCCAATTGGCTCCGCGGGTTGCTGTTCCAGATGGACAGCTTCGAACGGAATCCGGAACGTTATGCGGTCGCCGAGGTGGAAAGTGACATTGAGGGGATCGAACTGCGGAGGTTGGTCTACGGAGACTATCTGATCCTCTACCACGTCGAAGAGAATCTGAGGGAAGTACAGATCTACGGTTTCCGGCACGCTGCCCGGCTTCCCTGATGCCACACCAGAAATGATCCTGCTGTTATCCGCTGTTCATCCTGCCGGTATCGCCGCCGCAGGCGGCCCCTCATGGCGTGTGAGTGACCCAGTGCCGGCGGGTCGCCGCACAAGCCGCCCGCCCTACCCCCCAAACTTCCCGCGCAGCAGCGCGCGCAGATCCACCACCGGCTCCATGCGGGCGAGTTCGTGCGCACCGGGCAGCAGCAGACCGGGCACCTCACCCACCGTGACGCGCTGCATGGTCTCGCGCACACCCGGATCGAGAAAACGGGACAGCTGCGAATACGAAAAATCGGCGCCGGTCCGCGTCGCGTAGCTGTGCAGCGGATACGTCACGTACAGCTCGTTCCGCGCACGCGTCATCGCCACATACAGCAAACGACGCTCCTCGTCCACCTGCGCATCGTCCACGGCGGCGCGGGCCATCGGGAACACGCCATCGGACGCGTGGATGACGAACACGACGTCCCACTCCTTGCCCTTGGCCGAATGCACCGTGGACAGAATCAGCGCGTCGTCTTCATCGGTGCTGCCCACCGCCAGATCTTGCGTGTTCGACGGCGGCTCGAGGGCGAGTGTGGCGAGAAACTCGGTGCGATCGACATACCCGGCGGCGATGATCTCCAATTGATCGAGATCGGCGAGACGCGGGGGCGCGTCGTCGTACGTCGCTTCGAGCAACGGGTCGTACAACTGCCGCACGAGACGGATCGTTTCCGATGGATTGTGCGGCCGGTCGCCGCGTTCCACGCGCGTCATGCCGTCGAGCAGCGCCCCCAGCGCGTGCAGACCGGGACGGGCCCGGGCGGGGGCTTTTGCGGCGCCGATGACCATGGGGGCCCAGGCATGTTGCGCCAACAGGTCGATGACGTTGCGCGCGGTGGCGTCACCCACCCCGGGAAGCAGACGCAGCAGCCGGTACCAGCTCACTTCATCGCGTGGATTCTCGAGCAACCGCACGAAGGCGAGGATGTCCTTGATATGGGCGGCTTCGAGGAACTTGAGGCCGCCCCATTTCTCGTACGGAATGCGTCGGTTCGCGAGTTCGATCTCGAGATCGGCCGAGAGGTAGCCGGCACGGAACAGTACCGCGATTTCGCGCAGCGGTGTGCCCTGCTCGTGCAACTCCAGCAGACGATCCACGACGAATGCGGTCTGCGCGTTCTCGTCCCGCACGGTCACGAGCCACGGATGTTCGCCGTCCACCCGCGTGGTGAAAAGCTGTTTCGAATACCGTTCCATGCTGCGCGAGATGAGCACGTTGGTGGTATCGAGAATGTGCGGCGTGGAGCGGTAGTTCTGCTCCAGGGTCACGATGCGCGTGCCCGGAAACTCGTGCGGAAAGTCGAGGATGTTGCGGATGGTCGCGCCGCGAAAGGCATAGATGCTCTGGGCATCGTCCCCGACCACGGTGATGTGCCCGCTGGTGCAGAGGCCGCGCAGGATACGCGACTGCAGCGGGTTCGTATCCTGATATTCGTCCACCAGCACATGGTCGTACAGCGCCCGCATCTGCTCCGCGATGGGCGGGGCCTGTTCCAGCAGCAGGGCCCACGACAGCAGCAGGTCGTCGTAGTCGAGGAGATTGCGTTCGCTCTTGCGCCGCGTGTAGTCGGCAAAACAACGCTCGATGTCGCCGGTCCAGGCCTGGAAATGCGGCCACTGCTCGGCCAGCAGATCGGCCACCGGGCGATCGGTGTTGACGTGGCGCGAATAGACGGTGAACAGCGTTTCGGCGCGGGGAAACCGCGGGGCGGAGCGGGGCGCGTTCTTGAGGTCGCCGTAGCCGAGGGCGGAGCGGGCGAGTCCCATGAGATCGGCGGCGTCGCTCTGGTCGAGGATCGTGAAGTCGGCGGGGAGACCGGCGGCGGGGCCGAAACGACGGAGCAGCCGGTGGGCCACGCCATGGAACGTCCCGCCCTGCACCTGATGCGAGGCGGAGCCGACGAGCTGCTCGCAGCGGGAGAGCATCTCCTGCGCCGACCGCCGGGTGAAGGTCAGGAGCAGGATGCGATGGGCGGGGATGCCGCGTTTGATCAGGGCGGCGACCCGATAG
The window above is part of the Gemmatimonas aurantiaca genome. Proteins encoded here:
- a CDS encoding aminopeptidase, whose amino-acid sequence is MISQHGEVRQDLSGADHIVRRAWGRWARRAAGGLAAALVVLLTLTPMGCYISRAAYEEARILARRQPIQRLVVRDNTDPALRAKLALVLAARQFAVDSLGLEAGKSFTTYSPLDRDTLVLVVSAAYRDRLKLKTWSFPVVGSFPYKGFFDFDEAKRTAAQLRAEGFDVSLGASSAFSTLGWFNDPLVSTTVRQDSVTLVNTVLHELLHNTYFAKGKVSFNESFASFVGGRGAEHFFRMLGDSVLIRRAQDDWQDDLVLGAFWGRTAREIDSVFSALPDSATAARITARDSVYARAQRRLVDSVGPLLRGYPPGWSGRVVLDNAVLLARRVYADGLDRFDSVYVASGSDLRQAISRIIAAHRDSTARSDNR
- a CDS encoding ATP-dependent helicase, encoding MPTAPLNPAQADAAAHGDSPLLIVAGAGSGKTRTLIYRVAALIKRGIPAHRILLLTFTRRSAQEMLSRCEQLVGSASHQVQGGTFHGVAHRLLRRFGPAAGLPADFTILDQSDAADLMGLARSALGYGDLKNAPRSAPRFPRAETLFTVYSRHVNTDRPVADLLAEQWPHFQAWTGDIERCFADYTRRKSERNLLDYDDLLLSWALLLEQAPPIAEQMRALYDHVLVDEYQDTNPLQSRILRGLCTSGHITVVGDDAQSIYAFRGATIRNILDFPHEFPGTRIVTLEQNYRSTPHILDTTNVLISRSMERYSKQLFTTRVDGEHPWLVTVRDENAQTAFVVDRLLELHEQGTPLREIAVLFRAGYLSADLEIELANRRIPYEKWGGLKFLEAAHIKDILAFVRLLENPRDEVSWYRLLRLLPGVGDATARNVIDLLAQHAWAPMVIGAAKAPARARPGLHALGALLDGMTRVERGDRPHNPSETIRLVRQLYDPLLEATYDDAPPRLADLDQLEIIAAGYVDRTEFLATLALEPPSNTQDLAVGSTDEDDALILSTVHSAKGKEWDVVFVIHASDGVFPMARAAVDDAQVDEERRLLYVAMTRARNELYVTYPLHSYATRTGADFSYSQLSRFLDPGVRETMQRVTVGEVPGLLLPGAHELARMEPVVDLRALLRGKFGG
- a CDS encoding type II toxin-antitoxin system RelE/ParE family toxin, which codes for MTYRVLYAEQFHEKLNDQLTYFADQGVPESRVSNWLRGLLFQMDSFERNPERYAVAEVESDIEGIELRRLVYGDYLILYHVEENLREVQIYGFRHAARLP
- a CDS encoding insulinase family protein, with protein sequence MLASVATAEAQTASPARRTVSRDSFALNAVLPVDPAVRVGTLPNGIRYYVRRNSKPEQRAELRLVVNAGSILEDEDQRGLAHFVEHMAFNGTTNFAKNDIVKYLESIGVRFGADLNAYTGFDETVYILPVPTDSAGILERSFRFLGDVASGIRFDSLDVVAERGVVLAEWRDGLGVGERLRDKQFPVIFRGSRYAERLPIGKPDIIEHANPGPLKRFWRDWYRPDLMAVIAVGDADPARLERLIRTTFAPIPKRTALRARLLATVPSHDSTLVTIATDKELTSSNVGVLWKRPGTPTRTVGDLRNDLLDDLYDRMINQRFTELALRADAPFVNAGASSGTFVRGSAYYSLDANAREGKVVESLQAVLTEAERVQRHGFLAAELDRARTNMLRGYERAHAERDKTPSGAFVDEYVNHYLTGDGIPGIAFEYAVVQKLLPGVTLAEVNALAQSRGGAANRVVTVTVPDKDGLVVPTEAEVRRVFGTLVAAEIAPWVETVSDAALVPTLPTPGRVTSEKHIATLGVTDWTLANGVRVLVKPTDFNADQIVMSAWSPGGASLVSDRDVFKTSLTPTVIERGGVGAFALPDLVKKLTGKAASVNTSIGDLSENLSGRASPQDLETLLQLTWLRMTSPRADTAAFQALLPPLETALRNKDANPGAVFSDTVQVTLAGGHPRVRPLTPDMLGELDLGEMLAIYRDRFGDASDFTFLFVGNVDPAILKPLVEQWLGSLPASGRHETPRDVGPKQFTGQIDKAVHKGIAPQSQTAVLLAGTAPWSREEAYLLSSVGEVLEMRLLDRLREALGGTYSVSVSTAFSRRLRQEWQIAISYGSAPDNADPMFKAVEQELDSLRRVPPSAAEVERVREQQRRELEVAKKQNGYWVNLIRGRVENGDPLDGPIEDETRIAGLTVDKLAAAAQRYLVETNRARFVLLPESSR